GGAAGCGCATGACCCCCACGGCGGGGTGGCTCGGTCTGGTGCTGGGTACCTGCGCCTCGCTGAGCATCTTCCTGCTGGCCGAGACCGGGGTGCTGGAGCTTCCCGGTCAGGGGGCGAGCTTCGTCGGTGCCGGTGCCGCGTTCGTGGTCGACATCGTGGTCAGCGTGGTTGTCAGCATGGTCACCACTCCCAAGCCCGCGGCCGAGTTGACCGGCCTGGTCTACGGGCTGACGCCGAAGGAGGACCGGACGGCGGCGACCACCGGCGAGGACGCGGGTTGGTATCGCAGGCCCGGTGTGCTCGCGGGCATAGTCCTGGTGCTGATCGTAATCCTCAACATCGTTTTCGGGTAACCGCGTCCACCGCGTCGGGAGGCAATCATGAGCGAGGAAAACGGCTCCGGTACCCAGCAGGGACAGCGTGCGGGGGCTTTCGACATCCGACTGGTCATAGCGGCCCTCTTCGTCCTGTACGGGGCGATCTGCACGCTGATGGGGCTGCTGGGCACGAGTGAGGAGGAGATAAGCCAGGCCGCCGGAATCAACATCAACCTCTGGAGCGGTCTGGGCATGCTCGTCTTCGCGGGCGCGTTCACGATCTGGGCCAGGATGCGGCCGATCGTCCTCCCCGCGGACTCGGAGACGCCGAGTTCCTGAACCGGCGGACCTCCCCGGGCCGCCCGAAAGGTCCGGCACGGGAGCGCGCCCGCGCGTGGCGATCCACGCCACGGGGCGTTGCCCCGGCCGGGCACTCGCCCGGGAACCCCGCGGTGGTGCGGGTGCCCGGGCGGGTGGGACCTTTTCACCGGTGGCCCGGCCGATTCGTCGCACGGCCTCCGGGAGCACGTCCGCGCGCAACTGTTGCCCGGACGGATCGTTGTTCCCACGGATGGGACGTGTGAGCGTCGCGCACCCGGGGCGTCGATGTCGTGTCGTCCCTCGGCGTGCCGTCGCTTCGCGCGAGCCGAGCGCCGATGACATCGCGGCCCGGCGACACAGGATCCGGTGGGGAGGCCGAGCATGACCCAGACCGCTCGTGGCGGTGCCGAAGAGCGTACCGGGACGGTGATCTCGGAGACGTCGTCCGAATCGGCCTGCTTCGACTCACTCGACCCGAGAACGGGGGAGACCGTCGGTACGCACCCGATCCACGATCAAGCCCTGGTCCAGCAGGCGGTCGAGACCGCACGGACCGGGCAGCGGTGGTGGGAGGAGCTCGGCTTCGAGGGCCGTAAGCGGCGATTGGACACCTGGCGCAGGCTGCTGGCCGCGCGGTTGGACGAAGCGGCGGAGCTGATCTCGTCGGAGACCGGCAAACCACTGGACGACGCGCGGCTGGAACTGGTCCTGGTCGTCGACCACCTGCACTGGGCAGCGGCGAACGCGCCCAAGGTGCTCGGCAGGCGCAAGGTCTCGCCCGGGGTGCTGATGGCCAACCAGGCCGCGACGGTGGAGTACCGTCCCTTCGGAGTGGTGGGGGTCATCGGCCCGTGGAACTATCCGGCCTTCACCCCGATGGGGTCCATAGCCTACGCGCTGGCCGCGGGCAACGCGGTGGTGTTCAAACCGAGTGAGCTCACTCCGGGAGTCGGCGAGTGGTTGGCGAGCACCTTCGCCGAAGTCGTCCCGGAACACCCGCTGCTCCAGGTCGTCACCGGTTTCGGTGAGACGGGGGCGGCGCTGTGTCGCGCGGGCACGGACAAGGTCGCCTTCACCGGATCCACCGAGACGGGAAAGCGGGTCATGGCGGCGTGCTCCGAGTCGCTGACCCCGGTTCTGGTGGAGTGCGGTGGAAAGGACGCGCTGATCGTCGACTCGGACGCCGACCTGCACGCGGCCGCCGAGGCCGCCGTGTGGGGCGCGGTCTCCAACGCGGGGCAGACCTGCATAGGCGTGGAACGCGTCTACGTGGTCGACTCGGTGGCCGACAGGTTCGTCCAGCTCGTCTCGGATCGTGTGGAGAAGCTGCGCCCCGGGGGGCAGCCCACGGCCGACCTGGGTCCCATCACGATGAGCTCGCAGGTCGACGTGATCCGCGAGCACATCGCGGAGGGGACGCGGCGCGGTGGGACGGCCGTGGTCGGTGGTGACGAGTCGGTGCGAGCACCCTTCGTCGACCCGGTGGTGCTCACCGATGTCCCCGAGGACTCCGCGGCGGTGACCGAGGAGACCTTCGGTCCCACGATCGTGATCAACAGGGTGCGGACGGCGGACGAGGGGATCGAACGCGCCAACGCGGGCAGGTACGGCCTGGGCGGGACCGTGTTCTCCCGGGCCCGTGGCACCGAGCTCGCCAGGAGGATGCGCAGCGGGATGGTCGCCGTGAACTCGGTGATCTCCTTCGCGGCGGTTCCCGCGCTCCCCTTCGGTGGAGTGGGCGACTCCGGGTTCGGTCGGATCCACGGTGCGGACGGGCTGCGCGAGTTCACCAGAGCCCAGGCCGTGACGCGCACCAGGTTCCCCATGCCGATCAACCCGATGACCTTCGGGCGTTCCGCGCGGACCGTTCGGCGTCTCGTCGCGTTGATGCGGCTGGTACGTGGACGCTGAAGCGGACCTTCCCCGGGGCCGGCCGACGGTTCTCCGGGGTTGCCTCGCAGGCGGCAGCCGCGCGCTTCGGCGCGCCCGGTCCGGGTGGGCGTGGAGGTGTCCGAGCCGAACGGACCAGTGCGGGTGCGGGAGGCGACGACGTCGGTGATCCGCCGTATGGTGGCCTCATCGGCGCGGACGGTTTCGTGCGGAGGCGGCGCGCTGAAACGCTTTCCACGGGAATCCGTCCGCATCGGAAACCGACTCGGATTCCTTCGGTTCGGCTCAGCCGAGGCCGTGGCACGTGCCGTTGAGGAGGCCTTGCGTGAAAAAGATCATCAATGCTCCCGCCGACGTCGTGGTCGACGCGCTCCGTGGAATGGCGGCCGCTCATCCGGACGGGCTCCGGGTGCAGACCGATCCGGCTTTCGTGACACGTTCCGACGCGCCGGTGACGGACAAGGTGGCCGTCGTGTCCGGAGGGGGCTCGGGACACGAGCCGTTGCACGTGGGGTTCGTCGGTTCGGGGATGCTGGACGTCGCGGTTCCGGGGCCGGTCTTCACCTCTCCCACCCCGGACGCCGTGCAGGCCGCTATCGGGGAGGCGGACGCGGGAGCGGGAACGCTGCTGGTGGTCAAGAACTACACCGGTGACGTCCTGAACTTCGAAACCGCCGCCGAACTCGCCGAGGCAGCGGGCGTCGGGACCCGCACCGTGGTGGTGCAGGACGACGTGGCGGTCCAGGACTCGACGGACACGGCGGGTCGCAGGGGTGTGGGAGGAACGGTCCTGCTGGAGAAGATCGTGGGCGCGGCCGCCGAACGTGGTGACGATCTCGCGGCCTGCCACGACATCGCCGAACGGGTGAGCGCCAACGTCCGTTCGATGGGGATGGCGCTGACCGCTCCGACCGTTCCGCACGTCGGCGAGCCGAGCTTCACCCTCGCCGACTACGAGATGGAGATCGGGGTCGGCATCCACGGAGAGCCCGGCAGGGAACGGGTGGAACTGGAATCGGCCGATCGCATAGTGCGCCGCCTGCTGGACCCGGTGCTGGAGGACCTGCCCTTCCGGGAAGGTGACGAGGTGCTGCTGTTCACCAACTCGATGGGAGGGACCCCCGAGACCGAGCTGTACCTGGCTCACGGCATAGCGGAGAGGCTGCTCGCCGACCGCGGGTTGCACGTGAGCCGCAGGTTGGTCGGCCCGTACATCACGAGTCTCGAGATGCAGGGGATGAGCCTGACGCTGCTGAAACTCGACGACGAACTCAGGCAGTTGTGGGACGCACCGGTGCGGACCTCGGCGCTCACCTGGTGATTCCGCGGACCGCTCCACGAGGTTCGGAAGCATCGTGGGTTGCCTCCGCGGGGCGGGGAACCCCGGCGGGGGCCTCGCTGTGGGATGCGGGACACCGGGGCCGCTCGCACAACGTCCCGGCCGTCCGCGCGCGGACAGTGCCTGAGCCCCCGGCGGTGCCGACTGCTCTGGGGACGATCTCGGCGCCGCCTGCGCCGAGGGAAGACCCACGAACCCGCACCGTCGGATCGATCGGAAAATCCCGGTAGGAGCACCGGACTCCGCGTGGACGAGTCCTCAGCCGCAGTGGATCATTCCGGAAGGCCGTTGAAAGATTGGTAAAGACCACATGTCCTGTACGACGCAGCACGTGATAGCGGCGATGCGCAGCGCGGTGAACTCGGTCTCCGAGCACCGCGACGAACTGGTGGAACTGGACAGGGCGATCGGCGACGGTGATCACGGGGAGAACATGGAACGGGGTTTCCTCGCCGTCCGGAACCAGCTCGAAATCACCGTGCCGGAGAGCCCGGCGGCGACGCTGAAGTCGGTGGCGACCAGCCTGATCTCCTCCGTCGGCGGGGCCTCCGGCCCGCTGTTCGGCACTGCCTTCCTCCGTGCCTCCACGGCAGTGGGGGACGCCGAGACCCTGGACGGCCCGACGGTGGCCGCCGCGCTGCGTGCGGCCCTGGACGGGGTTGTCGCACGCGGGAAGGCCGAGCGCGAGGACAAGACGATGGTCGACGCGCTGGCGCCCGCTGCGGAAGCGGCCGAGGCCGCGAGCGCGACAGCCGGATCGGCTCCCGCGGCCGTGCTGCGTGCGGCCGCGGAGGCGGCCGAGACCGGCGCGCGAACGACCGTTTCGTTGATCGCCAAGAAGGGCAGGGCCTCGTACCTGGGCGACCGCAGCGCGGGCCACCTGGATCCGGGAGCTCGTTCCGTGGTCCTGTTGTTGAACGCCTTCGCCGATGTGACGGGAGCCGAGTGATGCGGGTCGGTTTGGTGATCGTTTCCCACAGCGGTGCGCTGTCCGAGGGGGTCGTCGAGCTCGTCGGGCAGATGGCTCCGGAAGTCCGGGTCAACACGGCAGGAGGAACCCAGGACGGGGGTGTGGGAACGGACTTCGAGGCCACCTCCGCGGCGCTGGCCGCCGCGGAGACGGGAGCCGGTGTCGTGCTGCTCTACGACCTGGGCAGTGCCCGGATGACGGCGGAACTGGCCGTGGAGTCCCTGGCCGAGCCCAACACGGCAGTGGTGGTCGAGGCTCCGCTGGTCGAGGGAGCGGTCGCGGCCGCTGTCGCCGCCCAGAACGAGGACGATCTCGAAGCCGTGGCCAGAGCGGCCGAGCAGTCCGCGGGCGCGGGCAGCCCGGAGGAGTCCGCGGAGACCGCGGCGACCTCCGCCGCGGAAGGTGCCTCCGTGGCGACGAGAGCGGAACGTGAGCTGACCCTGGAGAACGAGGTGGGGCTGCACGCCAGGCCCGCCGCGTTGCTCGCGCGTTCGCTGACCGGGCTCGAGGCCGCCGTGACCGTTTCCTTCGGGGAGAGCACGGCCGATGCGCGCAGTGTGCTCGGCGTGATGGGACTCGGGGCGCGCAAGGGGGACCGGATCGGTTTGCGGGCCACGGGACAGGACGCCGAATCCGCGGTGCGACGGATCACCGAGCTGGTCGAACGCGACTTCGACGAGTGAGCCGATCGGAGGAATTCGCCTCCGCGTCGTCGTGCGCGGAGGTGAGGTGCGCGGTCCCGGAGGTAGGCTGATCATCGTGCCGTCGCGCTGTTCGCTCTCCGGGGTCGCGGTACTGCTCGTCGTGCTCACGGGACTCGCCGGATGCGTGGTCTCCCCCTCGGGCAGCTCCGACTCCGGCGACCGGAAGGGCACGTTGTCCAGTGAAGTGCTCGGGAATCCGCGTACCGTCGATCCGTGCGGTCTCGTGAGCCCGGAGCGGTTGAACCGGTTCGGCGCGGTCAGCCGCGCCGGTACCGTCTCGCTCGGGTACTGCCTGCTGCACGTGCGTCCGGAGCCGGAGCAACTGGTCCAGCTGGCGGTCGGACGACTGCGCTATGTGGATCCCGAACGATTGACCTCGGACAACCCCGTGCGGTGGAGCGGCGGACTGCGTCTGGTTCGCGAGCCCCCGGTCCCCGAGCACTGCACGTGGCGGATCCTCTTCTCCGACGGGGTCGCGATGAGTGTCGATGCGGACTCGTTGTCCGGGGAGACCTCGGTGGGGCTGTGCTCGCTCGCCGAAGCCGGGGTGCGCGAGGTCGCGGAAACGATTCGGGAGCGAAGCGTCGCGCACCGGAACTTCCCGGAGGACTCGTTGGCCCTCACCGATCCGTGTGAGCTGTTGTCCACGGACACCGTGCGCCGAGTCCCCGGACTGGAGCGGGCCGACCCCAGGGAGACCCCCTCGCGGCACAAGTGCAGCTGGGGCGGGGAGAACATCCGGGTGCCCAGCGTCGAGTTGACCCACACGGCGGGCGAACCACCGCGCAGTCGGGACGCCACGTCGGTGACCGAGCGCACCGCGGGCAGACGAACCGTGACGGACATCGTCGGTGATGATCCGAAAGTGGGGCTCTGTTCGGCGGAGACCGCTCACATCCCCTTCGGACCTCCGCGCTCGGGGAACGTGGAAGTGGCGATGCTGGTGGTCTTCCTGCCCGAAGCCGACGGTCTGCGGGCGTGCGAGTTCGCCCGCGGGCTGGCCGAGCACGTCTGGCCGCGCCTGCCCGAGCGGTGACCGCCCCGCGTTGCGGGCGGGGAGATGCTTTCCGGGGGGTGGGCGGGCGGTTAACGTTGTCGGCGTGCCTCGTCGAAACCGCCCCAAGCGTCCAGGCAAGCCGGAGTCCGC
This genomic stretch from Actinopolyspora halophila DSM 43834 harbors:
- the dhaK gene encoding dihydroxyacetone kinase subunit DhaK, with amino-acid sequence MKKIINAPADVVVDALRGMAAAHPDGLRVQTDPAFVTRSDAPVTDKVAVVSGGGSGHEPLHVGFVGSGMLDVAVPGPVFTSPTPDAVQAAIGEADAGAGTLLVVKNYTGDVLNFETAAELAEAAGVGTRTVVVQDDVAVQDSTDTAGRRGVGGTVLLEKIVGAAAERGDDLAACHDIAERVSANVRSMGMALTAPTVPHVGEPSFTLADYEMEIGVGIHGEPGRERVELESADRIVRRLLDPVLEDLPFREGDEVLLFTNSMGGTPETELYLAHGIAERLLADRGLHVSRRLVGPYITSLEMQGMSLTLLKLDDELRQLWDAPVRTSALTW
- the dhaM gene encoding dihydroxyacetone kinase phosphoryl donor subunit DhaM encodes the protein MRVGLVIVSHSGALSEGVVELVGQMAPEVRVNTAGGTQDGGVGTDFEATSAALAAAETGAGVVLLYDLGSARMTAELAVESLAEPNTAVVVEAPLVEGAVAAAVAAQNEDDLEAVARAAEQSAGAGSPEESAETAATSAAEGASVATRAERELTLENEVGLHARPAALLARSLTGLEAAVTVSFGESTADARSVLGVMGLGARKGDRIGLRATGQDAESAVRRITELVERDFDE
- a CDS encoding aldehyde dehydrogenase family protein, which codes for MTQTARGGAEERTGTVISETSSESACFDSLDPRTGETVGTHPIHDQALVQQAVETARTGQRWWEELGFEGRKRRLDTWRRLLAARLDEAAELISSETGKPLDDARLELVLVVDHLHWAAANAPKVLGRRKVSPGVLMANQAATVEYRPFGVVGVIGPWNYPAFTPMGSIAYALAAGNAVVFKPSELTPGVGEWLASTFAEVVPEHPLLQVVTGFGETGAALCRAGTDKVAFTGSTETGKRVMAACSESLTPVLVECGGKDALIVDSDADLHAAAEAAVWGAVSNAGQTCIGVERVYVVDSVADRFVQLVSDRVEKLRPGGQPTADLGPITMSSQVDVIREHIAEGTRRGGTAVVGGDESVRAPFVDPVVLTDVPEDSAAVTEETFGPTIVINRVRTADEGIERANAGRYGLGGTVFSRARGTELARRMRSGMVAVNSVISFAAVPALPFGGVGDSGFGRIHGADGLREFTRAQAVTRTRFPMPINPMTFGRSARTVRRLVALMRLVRGR
- the dhaL gene encoding dihydroxyacetone kinase subunit DhaL, encoding MSCTTQHVIAAMRSAVNSVSEHRDELVELDRAIGDGDHGENMERGFLAVRNQLEITVPESPAATLKSVATSLISSVGGASGPLFGTAFLRASTAVGDAETLDGPTVAAALRAALDGVVARGKAEREDKTMVDALAPAAEAAEAASATAGSAPAAVLRAAAEAAETGARTTVSLIAKKGRASYLGDRSAGHLDPGARSVVLLLNAFADVTGAE
- a CDS encoding DUF3558 domain-containing protein → MRGPGGRLIIVPSRCSLSGVAVLLVVLTGLAGCVVSPSGSSDSGDRKGTLSSEVLGNPRTVDPCGLVSPERLNRFGAVSRAGTVSLGYCLLHVRPEPEQLVQLAVGRLRYVDPERLTSDNPVRWSGGLRLVREPPVPEHCTWRILFSDGVAMSVDADSLSGETSVGLCSLAEAGVREVAETIRERSVAHRNFPEDSLALTDPCELLSTDTVRRVPGLERADPRETPSRHKCSWGGENIRVPSVELTHTAGEPPRSRDATSVTERTAGRRTVTDIVGDDPKVGLCSAETAHIPFGPPRSGNVEVAMLVVFLPEADGLRACEFARGLAEHVWPRLPER